Genomic DNA from Desulfobacterales bacterium:
GTGAGACTTGATCATTAAGGGTCCAAAGATCATACAGATACCCGAGGCCGAAGATGCCGCCTGACAGCAGGTACACTATCCCCGTAAGCCACTTTCCCATATAAAAACGGTGAATACCGAATAATCCGAGAAACGTCAGCAAAATCCATGCAACCGTGTGATCGAGATCACCGCTGCGAAACCTGATATCGGCCTGACGGTCCATAGACGGGATAAGAAAGAGATCGATAATCCAGCCGATAAAGAGGAGCCCCAAAGTAAAAAACCAAATAGTCCCTGAAACCGGTTTGCCGTAGTAAAACCGATGGGCGCCCATG
This window encodes:
- a CDS encoding TM2 domain-containing protein → MNHSNDTHRKSIGYILWIFGFMGAHRFYYGKPVSGTIWFFTLGLLFIGWIIDLFLIPSMDRQADIRFRSGDLDHTVAWILLTFLGLFGIHRFYMGKWLTGIVYLLSGGIFGLGYLYDLWTLNDQVSLINSRA